From the genome of Aerococcus urinaehominis:
GAAATCCTCCGCGGGATTGACCTGGATATCCCACTAGGCCAGGTGACCACGATTATTGGGCCCTCTGGTTCGGGCAAGTCGACCCTCCTGCGTTGCCTCAATGGTTTGGAAAAGATTGACCAAGGCAGTCTGGTCTTTAAGGGCCAGGAAATAGGGGCCAGGGAAGCAGACTGGCAGAACCTGCGCCAGGAGATTGGCATGGTTTTTCAGTCCTATGACCTCTTTCCTAATCTGTCGATTCTAGACAATTGCTGCCTGGCGCCCATTAAGGTTTTAGGTCAGGCTCCTGACCAAGCTCAGGACACGGCCCGCCAACTTTTGGCCCAGGTGGGTCTGGCTGGCTATGAAGACCGCAAGCCGAGTGCCTTGTCAGGGGGACAAAAGCAAAGGGTGGCTATTGTTCGCTGCTTGTGCATGGCGCCTAGCCTAATTCTCTTAGACGAGATTACGGCTTCCTTGGATCCTGAGATTGTCAATGAGGTCTTGCTGGTGATATTAGACCTGGCCAAGCAGGACAAGACCATGGTCATTGTGACCCATGAGATGTCTTTTGCCCGCCGTGTCAGTGACCAAATTGTCTTCCTCGACCAGGGCCAGGTGGTGGAGGTCAGCCCGGTTGCAGCCTTCTTTGACCGGCCCCAAAGCCAACGGGCCCAGGATTTCCTGGCCAGTTTGAATTTTGATAATTTTTTAGCAGCCAATGCTTAATATTTGAAAGGAATGAATATAATGAAAAATATCAAGAAATATCTTTCCCTAGCCCTAATTTTTGCCCTCAGCCTAGTCTTGGTGGCCTGCGGGGCTGGTGGTAGCGACTCGTCAGCTAGTGGCGACCAAGCCAATTCTGGCACAGACAATAGCCTCCAAGCGGTTAAGGACCGCGATGTCCTACGGGTAGCGGTTTGGGGCGACCTCAAGCCTTATTCTTGGGTGGATGAAAATGGTAACTACCAAGGTTATGCTGTCCAACTATCTCGCAAGATGGCCCAAGACCTCTTGGGGGACCCAGACAAGGTGGAATTTGTGACCGTGAACGCTGAAGAGCGGGTAGAATCGCTTAATGCTGACCGGGTAGACGTGGTCATGGCCACCTTTACCAAGACACCTGAACGTGAAGAGGTAGTTGACTTCGCCGACCCTTATATGAAGGTGGCCATCGGTCTGGCCTCACCTAAGGACGCCCCGATTAGCTCAGCCGACCAGCTGGCTGGTAAGAAGATTATCCTCAACAAGGGTACCACTGCTGAGGTCCTCTTTACTGAGGAATATCCTGATGCGGAATTGGAAAAATATGAGTCTAAGCACCAACAATTCCAAGCCTTGGCGGATGGCCGTGGCGATGGTTTGGTTGATGACAACTCCTATCTTTTCCCTTGGGTAAAAGAGAACCCAGACTTCGTAGTATCTATTAAGGAATTAGGTCCGGTGCAAACCAACAACCCAGCGGTTAAAAAGGGCAATACCAGCCTCTTAAACTGGATCAATGAAACTTATGCCCAATACAGCAAAGATGGCGTGTTTAAAGACTTGTATGACCAAGAGCTAGCCCCATTCTTTGGTGAAGGCGTCACTGAGCAGGATATCCTTTTAGATGAGCAACTCTAAGCTTTTAGCTAAGCATGCTGTGGGCCTAAAGAGGTTTAGTCAAATACCATAAAATAAAACAGTCCCTGGCAAACTGGATGACAGTTGGCGGGGACTGTTTTATTGTGCTGGATTTTATTTCCTAGTCTGCCCTTAAGGCCTCAGCCGCATCCTTATTGGCGGCCATGCGGGCGGGGATGTGGCCACCTAATACTGTGAGGACGGTGGCAGTAATTAGCAGGGCCAGGGCATGCCAAGGGTTGAGCTTGGCCACGCCAACTAGGCCGGTTAGGTTTTCAATCACCAAGTTAATTGGAACGGTGGCAGCATAGGCCACGCCGATCCCGATCAGGCCGGACAGGACCCCTAAAATCAGGGTTTCCGAGTCGAAGACCCGGGTGATGTCCTTCTTGCGGGCACCTAGGGCCTTGAGGACACCGATTTCCTTGGTCCGTTCTAGAACAGAGGTGTAGGTGATGATGGCGATCATAATCATGGAGGTGACTAGGGAGATGCCAGCGAAGGCGACCAGGACGTAGGTGATGGCATCCATGAGGCCACCGGTTAGTTCGGTCATGGTGCCGGCCAAGTCGGTATAGAGGATTTGGTCGGCCTCATCCTTGCCTTCATTATATTGGTCCAGGTAGGCGAGGACCTGGTCCTTGCTTTCAAAGTTACTTGGATAAACCATAATTGAGGTAGGTTGACCTGCAGCCCCTAAGCTGGTGAGGATTTGTGATTTTTGGTCGCCAGTCAGTTTTTGACCAGTCAGGATATTGCGGTCACTGTCTTGTTGGGCTTGGACAATTTCAGAGTCCTGGTTAATGTCAATGACCTGGCGGGTCAAGTCGTTAGCGTAGGCGATACCGGGGCTCAAGATGGCCATGGTGGCGTCGGGCTTGGCCCGGACCACGCCGGTGATGGTCAGGTCCTGGTTACCGTCCGCTTGGTAGACCGCCTGGGTGTTTGCTTTGGGCACGAATTGGCCGGATGGGACTTTTTCAAAGTAGTTGTCGTTGGCGATCCAGCGGACTTTGGTGCCGATAATTTGATCCATGTCCAGATTTTGGCCGTCTTTAATATCAAAGCCTAGGTTTTTCAAGGCATTGAGGTTAGTCTGATTGTGGTCATCGACGACTAGGACCAGGTCAGTGGCCTGGGTTGGTAATTGGCCGGCCAAGAGGTCGTAGTTGCTGGCTAGGAAGTTTTGGTCGCCATTGCCGACGTAATCAGGGAAGGTCGAACTGCCCAGGCCAGCATTGGCGGCGTAGAATTGTTCTACTTGGCCAGTGGCTGAATCCTGGTCAAAGTTGGAGAGGGTCACTGGCTGGATATCACCAGCAATTTCCCGCATCAGCTGCAAGTTAGTGGCCGTGTTGAAATTGATATAGGGGGCCAGGGCCGGGTCAATCTTTTTGACATAGTCGACAAAGTCCTGGTTGATATCATTTTCGTGCTGGGCGGCCTGGGCCCGGTCAGCGACGGCCGTGACCTGGTTAGTGTCCGGGTAGTCGGGCAGGTCGGCTTGGTCGCGGTCGATATTGGAAGGGTCCGAGGCCACTTGGGAGATGGTGATGGGGAACTGAGCCGTGGTTTCGGCCTGGGTGTCCTCAATTTCTTGTTGGAAACCGTTGGACAGGGACAGGACCACAGCAATGGAAATAATCCCAATACTGGAGGCAAAGGCGGTCAGGAAGGTCCGCCCTTTTTTGGCTTTAATATTATTGAAGGATAGTTTCAGGGCGGTCCAGTATGACATCTTGGTCCGCTTTAGTTGGAGGGTGTTGGCCTGGTCTTCATCCTGGTAGGGGTTGGAGTCGGCCATAATTTCCCCGTCCTTGAAGTGGACAATCCGGTTGGCGTAATTTTCGGCCAGGTCTTGGTCGTGGGTGACCATAATGACTAGTTTTTCCTGGGCCACTTCTTGGATGAGCTGCATGATTTGTTGGCCGGTTTTTGAGTCCAGGGCCCCAGTTGGTTCGTCACAGAGCAGGATGTCGGGGTCATTGGCCAGGGCCCGGGCGATAGCTACCCGCTGCATTTGACCACCAGACAACTGGCTGGGTTGCTTGTGGACCTGGTTAGCCAGGCCGACCCGGTCCAGGGCGTCCAAGGCCTTTTGGCGTTTGGTCTCATTGTCAAGTCCGGATAGGGTCATCCCCAGTTCGACATTGTTCAGGATGGTTAGGTGGCTGATCAGATTGTAGGACTGGAAGATAAAGCCAATGGTGTTGTTGCGGTAGGCATCCCAGTCCTGGTCCTGGAAGTCTTTGGTCGATTGGCCATTAATGACCATATCGCCTTGGTCGTAGGTGTCCAGGCCGCCTACCACATTGAGCAGGGTGGTTTTACCGGAACCCGAGGGCCCCAAAATCGCGACAAATTCCTGGGGCCGGAAATTAATCGACACCCCATCCAGGGCGTGGGTGGTGGTGTCGCCTACCTGGTAGGTCTTGCGCAGGTTTTTTAAAGTTAACATGCAAACATTCCTTTCTCTTACTCCTATATCTTAGGCAAAGAACTTGTAAAAAAGAAGTAATTAAGCTTGACCATTTACTTAAGATTTTCTTAGGCCAGTATTTATCTGGCCCGCTAGAGTTGGGGCTTGGCGGTTGGGGCAAGTCTTGTTAGAATAGGGATAAGAACTGGGATATTATCCCAAAGAATGGAGTAGTGGCATGAAGGACAAGCACGATGATGAGTTATACCAGGATTTTCTTGACTTTATTAGTCAGATGGCTGAGGAATTTACCGATGAAGAAGCGGCAGCTGAGGCCTATGTCAAGAACTATATGGATATTGACTATAATCACCTGGTCAAGTCAAGCGATGTCCATGCGATTTTAGAGGCGGTCCAATTAACGGATGACCCAAGCCAGCGCCAGGGGCTCTTGGACCGGGTGGCCCAGCTGGAGCCGGGAAATTTAACTGGCCAGATCTTGCGTTATCTGACCGGCCTAACCCCGCCGGATGACCTGGACGAGATGATGGCGCTTGAAAAGGCCTACCGAAAGCGCTACCACCAGCAACTGGCTAGCCAGAATTTGGATTCCACCATTAACTGGCCTTATTGCCAGTTTGTGACGATTTTGATTGAACTCTTAATTGACCAGCTTCTCTTTAAACGGGCTGAAAACTTGGCCAACCGGGTTTTAGACATCCTGCCTGAGGATGATTTGGGCATGCGCTTTCGTTTGATGACGATTTATGCCTTGACTGACCAGCCCAAACGGGCCCAGCATGTCTACCAGCAATTCGGGGGTGAAGCCGATGACCAGATGATGCTGGCCATGGTGGCGCCGGCCATTCTTGGTGATGAATTGGCCTATGCCCAGACTTTAATTAAGCGGCTCTGG
Proteins encoded in this window:
- a CDS encoding amino acid ABC transporter ATP-binding protein → MTENLMQIRGVHKSFGDKEILRGIDLDIPLGQVTTIIGPSGSGKSTLLRCLNGLEKIDQGSLVFKGQEIGAREADWQNLRQEIGMVFQSYDLFPNLSILDNCCLAPIKVLGQAPDQAQDTARQLLAQVGLAGYEDRKPSALSGGQKQRVAIVRCLCMAPSLILLDEITASLDPEIVNEVLLVILDLAKQDKTMVIVTHEMSFARRVSDQIVFLDQGQVVEVSPVAAFFDRPQSQRAQDFLASLNFDNFLAANA
- a CDS encoding helix-hairpin-helix domain-containing protein, translating into MKDKHDDELYQDFLDFISQMAEEFTDEEAAAEAYVKNYMDIDYNHLVKSSDVHAILEAVQLTDDPSQRQGLLDRVAQLEPGNLTGQILRYLTGLTPPDDLDEMMALEKAYRKRYHQQLASQNLDSTINWPYCQFVTILIELLIDQLLFKRAENLANRVLDILPEDDLGMRFRLMTIYALTDQPKRAQHVYQQFGGEADDQMMLAMVAPAILGDELAYAQTLIKRLWLKNSAVTFFFQSALGFEEINLETLPLDDKGRMAVDHGRLAFCLSIMSPLYERSSYLYRQVRDILVDLDPQAFTWRRDFFRETAARHDQIFDPIFEGISGNKARILVDAGLGSKEDFADVTRDQVLALDGIGPKTLDQLASNGVIFKDQD
- a CDS encoding transporter substrate-binding domain-containing protein; translation: MKNIKKYLSLALIFALSLVLVACGAGGSDSSASGDQANSGTDNSLQAVKDRDVLRVAVWGDLKPYSWVDENGNYQGYAVQLSRKMAQDLLGDPDKVEFVTVNAEERVESLNADRVDVVMATFTKTPEREEVVDFADPYMKVAIGLASPKDAPISSADQLAGKKIILNKGTTAEVLFTEEYPDAELEKYESKHQQFQALADGRGDGLVDDNSYLFPWVKENPDFVVSIKELGPVQTNNPAVKKGNTSLLNWINETYAQYSKDGVFKDLYDQELAPFFGEGVTEQDILLDEQL
- a CDS encoding ATP-binding cassette domain-containing protein; protein product: MLTLKNLRKTYQVGDTTTHALDGVSINFRPQEFVAILGPSGSGKTTLLNVVGGLDTYDQGDMVINGQSTKDFQDQDWDAYRNNTIGFIFQSYNLISHLTILNNVELGMTLSGLDNETKRQKALDALDRVGLANQVHKQPSQLSGGQMQRVAIARALANDPDILLCDEPTGALDSKTGQQIMQLIQEVAQEKLVIMVTHDQDLAENYANRIVHFKDGEIMADSNPYQDEDQANTLQLKRTKMSYWTALKLSFNNIKAKKGRTFLTAFASSIGIISIAVVLSLSNGFQQEIEDTQAETTAQFPITISQVASDPSNIDRDQADLPDYPDTNQVTAVADRAQAAQHENDINQDFVDYVKKIDPALAPYINFNTATNLQLMREIAGDIQPVTLSNFDQDSATGQVEQFYAANAGLGSSTFPDYVGNGDQNFLASNYDLLAGQLPTQATDLVLVVDDHNQTNLNALKNLGFDIKDGQNLDMDQIIGTKVRWIANDNYFEKVPSGQFVPKANTQAVYQADGNQDLTITGVVRAKPDATMAILSPGIAYANDLTRQVIDINQDSEIVQAQQDSDRNILTGQKLTGDQKSQILTSLGAAGQPTSIMVYPSNFESKDQVLAYLDQYNEGKDEADQILYTDLAGTMTELTGGLMDAITYVLVAFAGISLVTSMIMIAIITYTSVLERTKEIGVLKALGARKKDITRVFDSETLILGVLSGLIGIGVAYAATVPINLVIENLTGLVGVAKLNPWHALALLITATVLTVLGGHIPARMAANKDAAEALRAD